The following proteins come from a genomic window of Pyxidicoccus sp. MSG2:
- the rlmM gene encoding 23S rRNA (cytidine(2498)-2'-O)-methyltransferase RlmM, with the protein MPAQTLAARPGHWLWTCRAGFEPHLYEELEWAGAHPRLLGEALVESEAVTGLSPAFARAGYRVLVSLTANTPDAVAEAAAKVVSSLPRGAPWVVQAFTPDTPRGNTLTAPAEALEAAVRARLPAERLVDDAQRARDAGAVMVGLCVAPDGLTVVGAVPAREALSLAAGGRRRMKRAGESPSRAAMKLEEALDGLAFEPGRGDVCVDLGAAPGGWTQRLVARGARVVAVDPARLMPELAANKRVQHVQESAFAYAPEEPVDWLFCDMAWRPLEVAQLLAKWGRRNWARHLVANIKLPMKDKNPMLLRVRQTLTQEGAWEGLTVRQLYHDRDEVTVTAHRMK; encoded by the coding sequence ATGCCCGCACAAACGCTGGCCGCCCGGCCGGGGCACTGGCTGTGGACCTGCCGCGCGGGCTTCGAGCCCCACCTCTACGAGGAGCTGGAGTGGGCAGGTGCCCATCCCCGCCTGCTGGGCGAGGCGCTGGTGGAAAGCGAGGCCGTCACCGGACTGTCGCCCGCCTTCGCCCGGGCCGGCTACCGGGTGCTCGTCTCGCTGACGGCCAACACCCCTGACGCGGTGGCCGAGGCGGCGGCGAAGGTCGTGAGCTCGCTGCCGCGCGGAGCGCCCTGGGTGGTGCAGGCCTTCACGCCGGACACGCCGCGCGGCAACACGCTGACGGCGCCCGCGGAGGCGCTGGAAGCGGCGGTGCGCGCGCGACTCCCCGCGGAGCGTCTGGTGGACGACGCGCAGCGGGCACGCGATGCAGGCGCGGTGATGGTGGGGCTGTGCGTGGCGCCGGACGGGCTGACCGTGGTGGGCGCGGTGCCCGCTCGCGAGGCGCTGTCGCTGGCGGCAGGCGGGCGGCGGCGCATGAAGCGCGCGGGCGAGTCCCCCTCGCGGGCGGCCATGAAGCTGGAGGAGGCACTGGACGGGCTGGCCTTCGAGCCCGGGCGCGGGGACGTCTGCGTGGACCTGGGCGCGGCGCCTGGCGGGTGGACGCAGCGGCTGGTGGCGCGGGGGGCGCGGGTGGTGGCGGTGGACCCGGCGCGGCTGATGCCGGAGCTGGCCGCCAACAAGCGCGTGCAGCACGTGCAGGAGAGCGCCTTCGCCTACGCGCCCGAGGAGCCGGTGGACTGGCTCTTCTGCGACATGGCGTGGCGCCCGCTCGAGGTGGCGCAGCTGCTCGCCAAGTGGGGCCGGCGCAACTGGGCCCGCCACCTGGTGGCCAACATCAAGCTGCCGATGAAGGACAAGAACCCCATGCTGCTGCGCGTGCGCCAGACGCTGACGCAGGAGGGAGCCTGGGAGGGCCTCACCGTCCGGCAGCTCTACCATGACCGGGACGAGGTGACGGTGACGGCCCACCGCATGAAGTAA
- the secA gene encoding preprotein translocase subunit SecA, with protein MIEWTLKKLIGTKNERELKKSQGKVARVNELETRMRALKDEDFAAETARMRQEIQNGRSLDDLLFEAFALTREAARRVIGQRHYDVQLIGGMFLHEGCIAEMRTGEGKTLTATLPTYLNALSGRGVHVVTVNDYLARRDAEWMGRVYKFLGMTTGCVLHELTDKQRQEAYRSDITYGQNNEFGFDYLRDNMKFRLQDYVQRELNYAIVDEVDSILIDEARTPLIISGPTEDSTDKYYRVDQVIPGMVPDQDYTLDEKHRSVSLTDDGIEKLQKRLGVGNLYDPGEIETLHHVEQALRAHTLYKRDKDYVVKEGEVVIVDEFTGRQMPGRRWSDGLHQAIEAKEGVKIENENQTLATISFQNYFRMYSKLSGMTGTADTEAEEFAKIYNLDVRVIPTNRANIRKDQQDVVYKTEREKFEAVAEQIAELHQKGQPVLVGTVSIAKSEVVGSFLKKRGIPHNVLNAKQHQREADIVAQAGRKGAVTISTNMAGRGTDILLGGNAEVLAKAAMGPPPEPPTTPAVEGQPIDLTGYQQALADWEKQLTDTKVKLEEQTKKEREEVMAAGGLFIIGTERHESRRVDNQLRGRAGRQGDPGASRFFLSLEDDLMRIFGSERIQGLMERLGMEEGEVIEHVWLSRAIEGAQKRVEGHNFDIRKNLLEYDDVMNQQRRTIYKLRRQVLAAGAGVPLIEYTEDPKTRVKSRSEQTVSWADFRELILDSMEDVIVSLTDTYAPTKGVDGWDMEALTNGVKETFNLEMGFEGVGSREELQEHIYKAAEKVFQAREEEFGENFMRFLQYNYLATIDRLWKDHLLAMDHLRQGIGLRGYGQKDPKQEYKKEGYQGFIQMLSAIKAQFVTQLMHVQPRSASNAAEEAARIQRQLAQQQKKAVEGRGTADGKLDEASVAATARPQAARSDKPAVGRNDPCPCGSGRKYKKCHGAAEANV; from the coding sequence ATGATCGAATGGACGCTGAAGAAACTCATCGGGACCAAGAATGAGCGCGAGCTCAAGAAGTCCCAGGGGAAGGTAGCCCGGGTCAACGAACTCGAGACCCGCATGCGGGCCCTCAAGGACGAGGACTTCGCGGCGGAGACGGCCCGCATGCGGCAGGAGATCCAGAACGGCCGGTCGCTCGACGACCTGCTGTTCGAGGCCTTCGCCCTCACCCGCGAGGCGGCGCGCCGCGTCATCGGGCAGCGCCACTACGACGTGCAGCTCATCGGCGGCATGTTCCTCCACGAGGGGTGCATCGCGGAGATGCGCACCGGTGAAGGCAAGACGCTGACCGCGACGCTGCCCACGTACCTCAACGCGCTGTCCGGCCGTGGCGTGCACGTGGTGACGGTGAACGACTACCTCGCCCGCCGCGACGCGGAGTGGATGGGGCGCGTCTACAAGTTCCTGGGCATGACCACCGGCTGCGTCCTGCACGAGCTGACGGACAAGCAGCGGCAGGAGGCGTACCGCTCGGACATCACCTACGGGCAGAACAACGAGTTCGGCTTCGACTACCTGCGCGACAACATGAAGTTCCGTCTGCAGGACTACGTCCAGCGCGAGCTGAACTACGCCATCGTCGACGAGGTGGACTCCATCCTCATCGACGAGGCCCGCACGCCGCTCATCATCTCGGGTCCCACCGAGGACAGCACGGACAAGTACTACCGGGTGGACCAGGTCATCCCCGGGATGGTGCCGGACCAGGACTACACCCTGGACGAGAAGCACCGCTCCGTGTCGCTCACCGACGACGGCATCGAGAAGCTCCAGAAGCGGCTGGGCGTGGGCAACCTGTACGACCCGGGCGAGATTGAAACGCTCCACCACGTCGAGCAGGCCCTGCGCGCGCACACCCTCTACAAGCGCGACAAGGACTACGTCGTGAAGGAGGGTGAGGTCGTCATCGTCGACGAGTTCACCGGCCGCCAGATGCCGGGGCGCCGCTGGTCCGACGGCCTCCACCAGGCCATCGAGGCCAAGGAGGGCGTGAAGATCGAGAACGAGAACCAGACGCTGGCGACCATCTCGTTCCAGAACTACTTCCGCATGTACTCCAAGCTGTCCGGCATGACGGGCACCGCGGACACCGAGGCGGAGGAGTTCGCGAAGATCTACAACCTCGACGTGCGCGTCATCCCCACCAACCGCGCCAACATCCGCAAGGACCAGCAGGACGTGGTCTACAAGACGGAGCGCGAGAAGTTCGAGGCGGTGGCGGAGCAGATCGCCGAGCTGCACCAGAAGGGGCAGCCGGTGCTGGTGGGCACGGTGTCCATCGCGAAGAGCGAGGTGGTGGGCAGCTTCCTCAAGAAGCGCGGCATCCCCCACAACGTCCTCAACGCCAAGCAGCACCAGCGCGAGGCGGACATCGTCGCGCAGGCGGGCCGCAAGGGCGCCGTCACCATCTCCACCAACATGGCCGGCCGCGGCACGGACATCCTCCTGGGCGGCAACGCGGAGGTCCTGGCCAAGGCGGCCATGGGCCCGCCGCCGGAGCCGCCCACCACGCCCGCCGTGGAGGGGCAGCCCATCGACCTGACGGGCTACCAGCAGGCGCTGGCGGACTGGGAGAAGCAGCTCACCGACACCAAGGTGAAGCTGGAGGAGCAGACGAAGAAGGAGCGCGAGGAGGTGATGGCGGCCGGAGGCCTGTTCATCATCGGCACCGAGCGCCACGAGTCGCGCCGCGTGGACAACCAGCTGCGTGGCCGCGCCGGCCGCCAGGGTGACCCGGGCGCCAGCCGCTTCTTCCTGTCGCTCGAGGACGACCTGATGCGCATCTTCGGGTCCGAGCGCATCCAGGGCCTGATGGAGCGGCTGGGCATGGAGGAGGGCGAGGTCATCGAGCACGTGTGGCTGTCGCGTGCCATTGAAGGCGCCCAGAAGCGGGTCGAAGGCCACAACTTCGACATCCGCAAGAACCTGCTCGAGTACGACGACGTGATGAACCAGCAGCGGCGCACCATCTACAAGCTGCGCCGCCAGGTGCTGGCCGCCGGCGCGGGCGTGCCGCTCATCGAGTACACCGAGGACCCGAAGACGCGCGTGAAGTCGCGCTCCGAGCAGACGGTGAGCTGGGCGGACTTCCGCGAGCTGATCCTGGACTCCATGGAGGACGTCATCGTGTCCCTCACGGACACGTACGCGCCCACCAAGGGCGTGGACGGCTGGGACATGGAGGCGCTCACCAACGGGGTGAAGGAGACCTTCAACCTGGAGATGGGCTTCGAGGGCGTGGGCAGCCGCGAGGAGCTGCAGGAGCACATCTACAAGGCGGCGGAGAAGGTCTTCCAGGCGCGCGAGGAGGAGTTCGGCGAGAACTTCATGCGCTTCCTCCAGTACAACTACCTGGCGACCATCGACCGGCTCTGGAAGGACCACCTGCTCGCCATGGACCACCTGCGCCAGGGCATCGGCCTGCGTGGCTACGGCCAGAAGGACCCGAAGCAGGAGTACAAGAAGGAGGGCTACCAGGGCTTCATCCAGATGCTCTCCGCCATCAAGGCGCAGTTCGTCACCCAGCTCATGCACGTGCAGCCCCGGTCCGCCTCCAACGCGGCGGAGGAAGCCGCCCGCATCCAGCGCCAGCTCGCCCAGCAGCAGAAGAAGGCGGTGGAGGGACGCGGCACGGCGGACGGCAAGCTGGACGAGGCCTCGGTCGCCGCCACGGCCCGGCCCCAGGCCGCCCGCTCGGACAAGCCCGCCGTGGGCCGCAACGACCCCTGCCCCTGCGGCAGCGGCCGCAAGTACAAGAAGTGCCATGGGGCCGCGGAGGCCAACGTCTAG
- the rpsB gene encoding 30S ribosomal protein S2: METQDTQTQGQAMAAASGITMRQLLEAGVHFGHQTKRWNPKMKPYIFGARNGIYIIDLQKTVTMARSAFRFVADITARGGSVLFVGTKKQAQDVIREEAARAGQFFVTSRWLGGTLTNFKTIKQGIDRLKTLEKMAEDGTFERLPKKEVAQLEREREKLEKNLGGVKEMSKLPRCVFVIDPKKEHIAIHEASRLGIPVIGLVDTNCDPDGIDFVIPGNDDAIRSIKLFTSKIAEACLEGAARYRASGAAERDEQEEREGRDDRGDRRDDRRGPRRGDRRDDRGGRGGDRGGDRGGERRGPLVEMKGAPVAAEQPAAEGAAEAGGEEPAAAE; encoded by the coding sequence ATGGAGACGCAGGACACGCAGACTCAGGGCCAGGCGATGGCCGCCGCCAGCGGCATCACGATGAGGCAGCTCCTGGAGGCCGGTGTTCACTTCGGCCACCAGACGAAGCGCTGGAACCCGAAGATGAAGCCCTACATCTTCGGCGCCCGCAACGGCATCTACATCATCGACCTGCAGAAGACGGTCACGATGGCCCGTTCCGCGTTCCGCTTCGTGGCGGACATCACGGCGCGGGGCGGCTCGGTGCTGTTCGTCGGCACCAAGAAGCAGGCGCAGGACGTCATCCGCGAGGAGGCCGCGCGCGCCGGTCAGTTCTTCGTCACCAGCCGCTGGCTGGGCGGCACGCTGACCAACTTCAAGACCATCAAGCAGGGCATCGACCGCCTGAAGACGCTGGAGAAGATGGCCGAGGACGGCACCTTCGAGCGGCTCCCGAAGAAGGAAGTCGCCCAGCTCGAGCGTGAGCGCGAGAAGCTGGAGAAGAACCTGGGCGGCGTGAAGGAGATGTCGAAGCTGCCCCGCTGCGTCTTCGTCATCGACCCGAAGAAGGAGCACATCGCCATCCACGAGGCGAGCCGCCTGGGCATCCCGGTGATTGGCCTGGTGGACACCAACTGCGACCCGGACGGCATCGACTTCGTCATCCCGGGCAACGACGACGCCATCCGCTCCATCAAGCTCTTCACCTCGAAGATCGCCGAGGCCTGCCTCGAGGGTGCCGCGCGTTACCGCGCCTCTGGCGCCGCCGAGCGCGACGAGCAGGAGGAGCGTGAGGGCCGTGACGACCGCGGCGACCGCCGTGACGACCGCCGGGGCCCGCGCCGTGGCGACCGCCGTGACGACCGCGGTGGCCGGGGTGGTGACCGTGGCGGTGACCGCGGCGGCGAGCGCCGTGGCCCCCTCGTGGAGATGAAGGGCGCCCCCGTCGCCGCCGAGCAGCCGGCCGCCGAGGGCGCTGCTGAGGCTGGCGGCGAGGAGCCGGCGGCGGCCGAGTAG
- the tsf gene encoding translation elongation factor Ts: MAEVSAQMVKELRERTGAGMMDCKKALAESAGDFAKAEEWLRKKGIAKAAGKEGRVAAEGLIGTYLHGGRIGVIVEVNCETDFVARNPDFQELVKDVAMQIAAASPKYVRREEVPTDNLDKEKEIQRDLLKQQGKPEAMLDKILVGKMEKYYEGVCLVDQLWVKDDKKKVGEMITERAAKIGEKVSVRRFVRYEVGEGIQKQKDDLAAEVAKTLGQA; the protein is encoded by the coding sequence ATGGCCGAGGTCAGCGCCCAGATGGTGAAGGAGCTCCGCGAGCGGACCGGCGCGGGCATGATGGACTGCAAGAAGGCGCTCGCCGAGAGCGCCGGCGACTTCGCGAAGGCCGAGGAGTGGCTGCGCAAGAAGGGCATCGCCAAGGCGGCCGGCAAGGAAGGCCGCGTGGCCGCCGAAGGCCTCATCGGCACCTACCTCCACGGTGGCCGCATCGGCGTCATCGTCGAGGTCAACTGCGAGACGGACTTCGTCGCCCGCAACCCGGACTTCCAGGAGCTGGTGAAGGACGTGGCCATGCAGATCGCCGCGGCCAGCCCCAAGTACGTCCGCCGCGAGGAGGTCCCCACGGACAACCTCGACAAGGAGAAGGAAATCCAGCGCGACCTGCTCAAGCAGCAGGGCAAGCCCGAGGCGATGCTGGACAAGATTCTCGTCGGGAAGATGGAGAAGTACTACGAGGGCGTGTGCCTCGTGGACCAGCTCTGGGTGAAGGACGACAAGAAGAAGGTCGGTGAGATGATCACCGAGCGCGCCGCGAAGATTGGCGAGAAGGTCTCCGTCCGCCGCTTCGTCCGGTACGAGGTGGGTGAGGGCATCCAGAAGCAGAAGGACGACCTCGCCGCCGAGGTCGCCAAGACGCTGGGCCAGGCGTAA
- the pyrH gene encoding UMP kinase — translation MSSDTTSPLRYKRILLKLSGEALMGEGKYGIHPPTLMAIAEEVIEVAQAGVEVALVIGGGNIFRGVAGATEGMDRASADYMGMLATCINSMAMQDALEKKGVHTRVLSAIKMEQIAEPYIRRRAVRHLEKGRIVIFAAGTGNPYFTTDTAASLRAMEINAQVILKATKVDGIYNADPKKDPTARRYRTLTYMDVLRQNLSVMDSTAISLCMDNKLPIIVFDLTVRGNIRRAVLGGGEIGTLVGGTETAWA, via the coding sequence ATGTCCTCCGACACGACGAGCCCCCTCCGTTACAAGCGCATTCTCCTCAAGCTCTCGGGCGAGGCCCTGATGGGCGAAGGCAAGTACGGCATCCATCCGCCCACACTGATGGCCATCGCCGAGGAGGTCATCGAGGTGGCGCAGGCCGGCGTGGAGGTGGCCCTCGTCATCGGCGGAGGCAACATCTTCCGCGGCGTGGCGGGCGCCACCGAGGGCATGGACCGCGCGAGCGCGGACTACATGGGGATGCTGGCCACCTGCATCAACTCCATGGCCATGCAGGACGCGCTGGAGAAGAAGGGCGTCCACACGCGCGTGCTGTCCGCCATCAAGATGGAGCAGATTGCCGAGCCCTACATCCGCCGGCGCGCGGTGCGTCACCTGGAGAAGGGCCGCATCGTCATCTTCGCCGCGGGCACCGGCAACCCGTACTTCACGACGGACACCGCCGCTTCGCTGCGCGCCATGGAAATCAACGCGCAGGTCATCCTGAAGGCGACGAAGGTGGATGGCATCTACAACGCGGACCCGAAGAAGGACCCCACCGCGCGCCGCTACCGGACGCTGACGTACATGGACGTGCTGCGGCAGAACCTCAGTGTGATGGACTCCACGGCCATCTCGCTGTGCATGGACAACAAGCTGCCCATCATCGTCTTCGACCTGACGGTGCGTGGGAACATCCGCCGCGCGGTGCTCGGGGGCGGGGAGATTGGTACGCTGGTGGGCGGGACGGAGACGGCCTGGGCCTAG
- the frr gene encoding ribosome recycling factor, producing MSGDVVAELKTRIDKSLEDLKRELTKVRTGRASISILDGIRVDYYGTPTPLSGVASVNAPEPRLITIKPWEKSVLKEIEKALREANLGINPMNDGEMIRLPFPPLTEERRKDIAKQVKTKGEDHKVAIRNVRRDANEALKVQLKDKKITEDDHKRITETVQKQTDAGIAQVDDIVKKKEKEVMEV from the coding sequence ATGAGTGGAGACGTCGTCGCCGAACTGAAGACTCGCATCGACAAGTCGCTCGAGGACCTCAAGAGGGAGCTGACGAAGGTGCGCACCGGGCGCGCCAGCATCTCCATCCTGGATGGCATCCGGGTGGACTACTACGGCACGCCCACGCCGCTGTCCGGCGTGGCCAGCGTCAACGCGCCCGAGCCCCGGCTCATCACCATCAAGCCGTGGGAGAAGAGCGTCCTCAAGGAGATCGAGAAGGCGCTGCGCGAGGCGAACCTGGGCATCAACCCGATGAACGACGGGGAGATGATTCGCCTGCCCTTCCCGCCGCTCACCGAGGAGCGCCGCAAGGACATCGCCAAGCAGGTGAAGACGAAGGGTGAGGACCACAAGGTCGCCATCCGCAACGTCCGCCGCGACGCGAACGAGGCGCTCAAGGTCCAGCTCAAGGACAAGAAGATCACCGAGGACGACCACAAGCGCATCACCGAGACGGTGCAGAAGCAGACCGACGCGGGCATCGCCCAGGTGGACGACATCGTGAAGAAGAAGGAGAAGGAGGTCATGGAGGTCTGA
- a CDS encoding diguanylate cyclase — MASVLLAEPSVPVAGALRRYLEGAGHEVSSVGSADEALRAARMRPPTVLLASGTGTLDGEALCRALRADGLSVPVLLLYPPTEEHADERAVEAGADGCLVGPLKRANVLTCVGLLMQREEARRLAAPAPAEASGATLVLTSEDELSFGESTPDGASGAGSVPSRDEARRSEGSPPGAASRVAFALEGSGEAVGPDAQAGTGVASTSSRGTASLRASGFAITPVPGTLTLLEPEGRRVTRSDLPSVGASPSSSPDFEFLKRLMLMEVKRSRRYRYPIALLLVELDRYTERIAPLAPAARTGVLAEALGLLVAGVRDIDVAVPFSDSRFVVFLPHTPRSGALVVAERLRERVKSLRGLAGTSASVGVAVSEPPAGKAPSSGGGAQVSFGGLLKEAGEALRRAQAAGGDRVEPAGGRPQPG; from the coding sequence ATGGCCTCCGTGCTCCTGGCCGAGCCCTCCGTGCCGGTGGCGGGCGCTCTGCGCCGCTACCTGGAGGGCGCCGGCCACGAAGTCTCCTCGGTGGGCAGCGCGGACGAAGCGCTGCGCGCCGCCCGGATGCGTCCTCCCACCGTGCTGCTGGCCTCGGGGACGGGCACCCTGGACGGAGAGGCGCTGTGCCGCGCCCTCCGCGCGGACGGGCTCTCCGTCCCGGTGCTGCTGCTGTACCCACCCACCGAGGAGCACGCGGACGAGCGCGCCGTCGAGGCGGGCGCGGACGGGTGCCTGGTGGGGCCCCTCAAGCGCGCCAACGTGCTGACCTGTGTCGGGCTGCTGATGCAGCGCGAGGAGGCACGGAGGCTGGCGGCCCCCGCTCCGGCCGAGGCTTCCGGCGCGACGCTCGTGCTCACGAGTGAAGACGAGCTGAGCTTCGGGGAGTCCACGCCCGACGGGGCTTCAGGCGCGGGTTCCGTGCCCTCGCGCGACGAAGCGCGAAGGTCGGAGGGCTCCCCTCCGGGGGCGGCCTCCCGCGTGGCCTTTGCCCTGGAGGGCTCGGGCGAGGCCGTGGGCCCGGACGCCCAGGCCGGCACGGGCGTGGCGTCGACATCCTCTCGAGGGACGGCCTCCCTGCGCGCGTCGGGGTTCGCCATCACCCCCGTGCCGGGCACGTTGACCCTCCTGGAGCCGGAGGGCCGCCGCGTCACCCGCTCGGACCTGCCCTCCGTGGGCGCATCGCCGTCGTCCTCGCCGGACTTCGAGTTCCTCAAGCGGCTGATGCTGATGGAGGTGAAGCGCAGCCGCCGCTACCGCTACCCCATCGCCCTGCTGCTGGTGGAGCTGGACCGCTACACCGAGCGCATCGCTCCGCTCGCCCCCGCCGCCCGCACGGGTGTGCTGGCCGAGGCGCTGGGGCTGCTGGTGGCGGGCGTGCGTGACATCGACGTGGCGGTGCCCTTCTCGGACAGCCGCTTCGTGGTGTTCCTCCCGCACACGCCGCGCTCGGGCGCCCTCGTCGTGGCCGAGCGCCTGCGCGAGCGGGTGAAGTCCCTGCGGGGGCTGGCGGGCACGAGCGCGTCCGTGGGCGTGGCCGTGTCCGAGCCGCCGGCGGGCAAGGCGCCTTCGTCCGGTGGCGGGGCCCAGGTGAGCTTTGGAGGCCTGCTGAAGGAAGCGGGCGAGGCGCTGCGCCGCGCGCAGGCGGCCGGGGGCGACAGGGTGGAGCCGGCGGGCGGGAGGCCTCAGCCGGGATAG